The genomic window TCCACATCTTTGGGGTTATCCAGCCCTCAAACAGtgcagtttttgagcaagctcacgctcaatggagagcatggtgcatccccaaggggccgctgtcccctacaatatgaccGGCTTTACCAATTTGCCGCGGACGAAGAGGTGGTGAGCGTAAGGGGGTGAAATAGGAGTTGTTGAGAGTTGAGTGGCTGTGAGTCCCCCATTGTTACTAAAAGTTCCAGCAAAAAACCATCCGACGTGTCTCTGCGTTTTTATGCACATTGCCACCTTCCCGAAGAAGAAGAAGGAAGACCCGGATGAACTGAGTACAAACGAGCTGTCCACACGTCCACTCCACACTACGGTGCGAAGTTGAGAGCACTGCAACTTACCATAAAGTGCAGTTTGGTAAcaatggctaggttgttaagcctgccctgtgatatggtggagcATAGGTagtttttttagtttcattttATTGAATGCTCGTtctcctccagctacagtcactggcaaagacaagaacaTGCGTAGCACTTGAGCGTGCCAGGGTGTGacaattaagggtgtaacggtacatgtatttgtattgaaccgtttctgtacgtggtgctcagttcggaacggaggcgtaccgaacgagtttctgacgtaatgtaacccttactttttgaggctgtgagtcgatcgggttacagtttatttgtgtggattatatttactccgtcttctctactataatgaggaccaacacaatGGGACAGTAtatcccagaaacgtcaacggcgcgacaacgtagcTGCCATGAGAACGcaatgaaacgcgggcgttaaagtcaatcagccaatgcacaccagtcgccacgtgttagacgcgtcccagaagcggctcaacacgacgcacgcaaaaagaacggcagagtttattatttgactcgAGACGTGcccctcctgcatcaatactactaccggtagctaggatcgggcagaccggaagtcactcgtgtaaaaatacggtggatccggttgattttctaactaatatgcaatcgtaacccactttttgagtccatcagatctcttgagtggtagatcggggcacagttgacttgtctttgttgatttactgctgtcttctctgctataataataaccaacacggccccgtgttcaatacaaaaccctcctaccacaacaaaacaagtaggaactaatattcacataggaactaaagttatacaacataaaatatacaatataaatgaatactacatcacatttgtaaaatataaacacataataaaataaataatagcccatttaaataaaataaattgaaatgagctaaaacacctgtaattaaataataagaataatacacagatcctgcttacacaattaaatttattaatttctgtgtggcgctttatcttgggaaaatccaccaataaagcttttgaaaactgtttaaaacaaaacaaaaaaaaaagattcattgaggcatttcatttgtaaaacatatgttaaaatctttgtcattgggattacttttctctttagcacaggacttcttttttcctctttctttcagaaagaaagctgaccaatacatggggtctgaaaggcaaattgttgttagattatccttaaatacctgctacttttttagcagaattttagctttgtataggctaatgttcctattgttgaaagcacaaaggtgtgtaatgaacaacttgcacatttatattttgcattttgttttcttactgtaccgaaaatgaacggaaccgtgacctcaaaaccgaggtacgtaccgaaccgagatttttgtgtaacaTAACACCCCTAGTGACTATATattaaaatggtgatatatcattaTACTTTGCATCCGAAAAGGTTATCGTtacgctcctgccaagaatcgagatatcatttaaaaaaaggtatcAATGtttatacaaacaaacaaacaaaaacaagaaccaaCAAGTTGATACCAAAATCTTACTACATAATAGTGTTTCAGTtaactcaatggcagccattgaaagtcactctttccgattttcagggcatttacaggtcactttctgttcatcttagggcatttacaggtaacttccttttgagtttgagtcactgcctattaatTTGTTGGATTCCCGGCTCACTTTCTgtactgtaacccaaaatcagcaggaggtGCCCATAGAatgccccaaatgacctgaaatggcccaaaatgactccTTGCCTGGCATTAATTGGCCtgcttgaagtgggaggggttcatttgctggcatcctcccagttcaattcaattttcaattcaattcaattttatttgtatagccctcaatcacaacagaggtctcaaaggactttacagaggcaatatgatacacaattagaaatgaagcaacaaagatgaatagatacagttcaagtcctgggtatcccctatccttaagaccctccatgccggcaaggaaaaactccaaaaactccagagtcaattgggagaaaaatgagaaaccttggggagtaccacagtcaggagagatccactcccaggacggatagacaggaaccccagaacggctaatggaaattagcaagcgaaattatagtccgtaaaaatccagtggagtaaaggagcaagaagaggtccctctagtcagatgagacggaggtagcagcgaggacgtctatccagccaggggtccggacagtcaggaggctgcagctgaaaaatagcccctccccagaggggaggggggaaaggggacaccgggtgactagtgatgaagagactagacaactagatattaacattggaaaatagaaataaagtaagacaagtggtaggtagagtaagaaaaggagatagaactcagcggctgtactgccccccagcattatagcttctagtgcaactTAAACTATGAGTCtattccgacttcaactagcctaactataagctttgtcgaataggaacgtttttaatctaatcttaaatgtgcaaactgtctcggcttctttaatactagctggaagctgattccataaaacaggggcttggtggctaaaggctctagctccgacagtacttttatgaaccctgggaactaccagtagacctgcattctgagatcggagtgttctgttggggcggtatggaaccagagcatcggtgagataagatggccccaacccattaatggtcttaaatgtaagaaggaggattttaaatttaattctaaactcgactggaagccagtgaagtgcctggagcacaggggtgatgtgctctcttctattggttcctgttaaaagtcttgctgctgcgttttggactagctgaagaccttttagagagcttttaggacaagctgcaagtagggagttacagtaatccaatctcgatgtaacgaacgcgtgaattaatttttctgcatcgcttttagataaaatatttctaattttggcgatgttgcgcaggtgaaagaaagccgttctacaggtttgtttaatgtgtgctttaaacgataagtcagggtcaaatagaattcctaggtttttaactgtggcgctggaggctacacttacattgtccagagcgactatctgggcagataaagagtctctaacacttttcgagcctattataaggacttctgtcttttcagggttaagtagaagatagttagtgctcatccaggtatttatatctcggacgcaggcgcttagtttttctacttgcctgacctgctcaggtttaattgataaatacagttgtgtgtcgtcagcgtaacaatgaaagttaatgctatgttttctgatgatgttacctagaggaagcatatacagcgtaaacaagatgggcccgaggacagatccttgcggcacaccataactaactctagagtacgatgatgattgctggtttacattgacaaactggtacctattagataaatatgatttaaaccagcagagggctgctcctctaatgcctatgtcacattctaatctctgcaataagatattatggtcgattgtgtcaaaggctgcgctcaggtccagcagaaccaggatcgagactaatccaacgtcagcggcaagtaacaagtcattagttactttaactaatgcggtttcagtgctatgatgagctcgaaagccagactggaactgttcaaataaactattgtcctgtaggtgctgacagagctgtttaattaccactctttcaaggactttggagagaaatggtaagttagaaataggtctataattggccagaatatcaggatcaagagtaggttttttcaagagcggtttaataactgcatatttaaaggactgcggcacgtagccagtaactaatgagatatttattatatttaagatagtgtcaatagttagaggcagggtctctttaaaaagtttggttgggattgggtcaaggaggcacgttgatggtttggaggacattataattgaagttacatcaatttggtctacagtggtaaagttatttaatattttagaggggtttataggagattccgaattctttgtctgcactttatcagacctaataattggaagtgattcatttattttatttctaatagttgcgattttattgttaaaaaattttaagaagtcatcacagctaagggtggttgggatataaggttctattgaggtgtgactgtttgtcagccttgctacagtgctgaacagaaacctaggattatttttgttttcctctattaaggatgagtaatatctggttttagccgtgcgcaaggcctgcttatatgtcactaagctgtgtttccaagcagagagggtgtgctctgtgttggaacggcgccaaagtctttctaatttacgtgtcgattgtttaagagagcgtgtttcagcattataccagggagatgctcgtctcggcttgacaaactttaatttggagggagCGACGACATCTAGGGTGGTACGAAACGTAAACAGAAcacgatcaacaaactcgtcattaacagcaaggccggacatcactccttcataattagatgacatggaggcaaatataggctgaattatctgtttatactctgaaacagagtgatcacctaatgtccttttcatctgagttctaaTCACTGGTGGtggattatcttgaagcacaaaccgaaaggtaattagaaaatgatcagacagtacagggttgtggggatggacactaagatcactaatctcagtaccgtaggttaaaatcaagtccagggtgtgcttgtgactatgggttggtttatttacattttgaatgaagccagtcccatctagtaggtcattaaaggccttaccaagggagtcaccttcatcgtcaacatgtatattaaaatcccctacaattataattctatcccagcttagcaaaatactagataaaaagtcagagaaatctaacaaaaactgtgagtagggaccagggggacggtaaaccactatgaacagaactggtttttggttcttccagttagcgtctataattgatagtgctagactttcaaaggagttataaatgtaattagctttactttttgggctcatacctaaacaagagtgtgatattactgccaccccccctccacggcccgtgcttctagctgtgtgaaaattcacgtgacttgggggtgtggattcattaagtctaacaaagtcatcctgctgaagccaagtttcagtcagggccaaaatatgaatattgtaatccccaattaagtcattaactaacagagatttgggcgagattgacctgatgtttaataatccgcatcttatatatttattaagagctaatttattttcactgctatcaggggctatatgtattaaattctttggtctcgttcctatagtactcggttttcccctgttcactatacgaggcacggacacagtctctatcttctgtcctgaattttggatttgtgacagctcggaaagaggcgagtggtcactactaacagtgttatgttttacactacaacactgcgcccgggcccccactctcaagtgtcactttgggagacttagtttggcggccaaatttcgagttaagagagcagcaccgtcccaagtcggatgaatgccgtctcggcgcatgagcccgggcttgccccaaaacgcgtgccagttatcaacaaagactatatcgttttctgggcaccatctagacaaccagcggttaaatgatgagaatctagagtacatctcatcattgaccaaattaggcagaggaccagagaaaactacggtgtccgccatcgacttagcaagttcacacaccgAGGCTACGTTTAATTTAAGCACCTCAGACTGTCTCCGCCGGGCGTCGTTACCGCCTGCGTGAATCACGATACGGCGGAACCTCTTCCTACTCTGCTTTAAGAGTCTGAGGTTTCCTTCGATGTCACCGACTCTGGCCCCTGGGTAACACCTGACAGACACCGCCGGGTGCTTCACGTCTCTAACTATGGAGCTTCCAATTACGAGAGTGTCTGGTTCAGCCGGTGTGTCGCTGAGGGGGGCAAACCTATTGCTGACGTGAAGCTGCTGGTGCACTAAGGTTGTGCGTTTACCACTGCGCTTCCCCCGTACAGTCACAAATCCCTCCTTAATTTCCCCCGGCTGCACGGGGCTCGCTGGGGGGCTAACTGCGCTAGCAATCCTACTACTGCAAGCACGACCTGCCACTACCTGGCTATAGCTAGGACTAGCTTTCGTCTCTAGAGTGCAGAGCCGTGCTTCTAGCTCAGAAACCCTGGTCTCCAACCCTGAGACTAAGCTACACTTCCTACAGCTACTACTGTCCTCGACGAAGGAGCCAGGGTGCTCGCTATACATACAGCACACTGAGCAGAAAAGACGGGAGGACGAAGGCAGAGGGCTAGCCATAGCTCGGATAAGCTAGGCTAGCAAGATAGAGCTAAAGAGGAGAGGAGAGTAGTTTTAATCCACGATCTGTCCGATCGTGGGATAAAACAAAATAAGGAGCACTAGGAGAGCCGAACTAGCCTAGGATCGATTCTCCGATGTGTCCGttggataaaacaaattgaGGAGCACTAGGAGATTAGCGACTAGTAGCAGCGCTAACAAACAAACGATACACTCACCGGATGTGACGTCACAGGAAACTGTAAAAATGGAAattcaaaaaaaattcaaatggattggacgtaaacttacagcagaaggatgaagataccttaattttctgtttattagttgttttgtagaatgatttcctgaccaatcaggcatgaaaataggtcaggggttaaaaaggtcagAACGGTGTGGAGGAAACATGTTCCGGCacactgtacaacccaacaaaatattgagctctgtcgacccacactgtgtttcagcagggccgcgcAGAGAC from Corythoichthys intestinalis isolate RoL2023-P3 chromosome 15, ASM3026506v1, whole genome shotgun sequence includes these protein-coding regions:
- the LOC130931523 gene encoding uncharacterized protein LOC130931523, whose protein sequence is MASPLPSSSRLFCSVCCMYSEHPGSFVEDSSSCRKCSLVSGLETRVSELEARLCTLETKASPSYSQVVAGRACSSRIASAVSPPASPVQPGEIKEGFVTVRGKRSGKRTTLVHQQLHVSNRFAPLSDTPAEPDTLVIGSSIVRDVKHPAVSVRCYPGARVGDIEGNLRLLKQSRKRFRRIVIHAGGNDARRRQSEVLKLNVASVCELAKSMADTVVFSGPLPNLVNDEMYSRFSSFNRWLSRWCPENDIVFVDNWHAFWGKPGLMRRDGIHPTWDGAALLTRNLAAKLSLPK